One Syntrophaceae bacterium DNA window includes the following coding sequences:
- the pstA gene encoding phosphate ABC transporter permease PstA — protein sequence MQTAIPQTSVRWRYLKQSLFFAVVRLSAALIALALGGLIVYIVLHGWEAISWEFLTEPPRDSMTKGGIMPAIVGTFYLTLGAISVALPLGIVSAIYLSEYAKQGPLVRIIRIGVNCLAGVPSIVFGLFGLGLFVVFLQFGSCILSGALTLGFLILPTIIGASEEALKAVPATFREASLALGVSKWQTIYRIVLPNALPGILTGSILGIGRAAGETAPIMFTAAAFYTAKLPTSVFDEVMALPFHIYVLATAGTHIEETRAIQYGTVLVLVALVLGVDLIAILIRSYIRKRKRW from the coding sequence ATGCAGACAGCCATCCCCCAGACCTCGGTTCGATGGAGGTATCTCAAGCAGAGCCTCTTCTTCGCCGTCGTGCGCCTGTCGGCCGCGCTCATCGCGCTCGCCCTGGGGGGGCTCATCGTCTACATCGTCCTGCACGGCTGGGAAGCGATCAGCTGGGAGTTCCTCACCGAGCCGCCGCGGGACTCCATGACGAAGGGCGGCATCATGCCGGCCATCGTCGGCACCTTCTACCTCACGCTCGGGGCCATCTCCGTGGCGCTTCCGCTGGGGATCGTGTCGGCCATCTACCTGAGCGAGTACGCCAAGCAGGGCCCTCTGGTGCGGATCATCCGCATCGGCGTGAACTGCCTGGCCGGCGTGCCCTCCATCGTCTTCGGGCTCTTCGGCCTGGGGCTCTTCGTCGTGTTCCTCCAGTTCGGCTCCTGCATCCTCTCGGGGGCCCTCACCCTGGGCTTCCTCATCCTGCCCACGATCATCGGCGCCTCCGAGGAGGCCCTCAAGGCGGTGCCCGCGACCTTCCGCGAGGCCTCGCTGGCCCTCGGGGTCTCGAAGTGGCAGACCATCTACCGCATCGTGCTGCCGAACGCCCTGCCGGGGATCCTCACGGGGTCGATCCTCGGGATCGGCCGCGCGGCGGGCGAGACGGCGCCCATCATGTTCACCGCGGCGGCCTTCTACACGGCGAAGCTGCCCACGTCGGTCTTCGACGAGGTCATGGCGCTCCCCTTCCACATCTATGTCTTGGCGACGGCGGGCACGCACATCGAGGAGACGCGGGCGATCCAGTACGGGACGGTGCTCGTCCTCGTGGCCCTCGTGCTGGGCGTGGATTTGATCGCAATCCTGATCCGCAGTTACATTCGAAAGAGGAAAAGGTGGTAG
- the pstC gene encoding phosphate ABC transporter permease subunit PstC has translation MTRSFKELIIKRVFFLFASASILILALIVAFLFREGIPIFEHVPVRDFLFGSEWYPTFSPPSFGIWPLIVGSFIVTFFSTLIAVPLGVLSAIYISEIAPPAVKEIAKPVIELLAGLPSVVLGFFGMVVLAPWLQDTFDLPTGLNIVNASIMLALMAVPTISSISEDALYSVPREFKEASYALGATKSETILRVIVPSALSGISTAVILGMARAIGETMVVLMVAGGAAAIPESLFDSVRPMPASIAAEMGEAPFRSDHYHALFATGIILFFLTLAFNLVADYISNKFKEVGSGTL, from the coding sequence ATGACGAGATCGTTCAAAGAGCTGATCATCAAGAGGGTCTTTTTCCTCTTCGCCAGCGCGTCCATCCTGATCCTGGCGCTCATCGTGGCCTTCCTGTTCCGCGAGGGGATCCCGATCTTCGAGCATGTCCCCGTCCGCGACTTCCTGTTCGGCAGCGAGTGGTACCCCACGTTCAGCCCGCCGTCGTTCGGCATCTGGCCCCTCATCGTGGGCTCCTTCATCGTCACGTTCTTCTCGACCCTCATCGCGGTCCCCCTGGGCGTCCTGTCGGCCATCTACATCTCGGAGATCGCACCCCCGGCCGTCAAGGAAATCGCCAAGCCTGTCATCGAACTGCTGGCGGGGCTGCCCTCGGTCGTCCTGGGCTTTTTCGGCATGGTGGTGCTCGCCCCCTGGCTGCAGGACACCTTCGACCTGCCCACGGGGCTCAACATCGTCAACGCCTCGATCATGCTGGCACTGATGGCCGTCCCGACCATCTCGAGCATCTCCGAGGACGCGCTCTACTCCGTGCCCCGGGAGTTCAAGGAGGCCTCCTATGCCCTCGGCGCCACGAAATCGGAGACGATCCTGCGCGTCATCGTCCCTTCGGCCCTTTCGGGCATCTCGACGGCCGTCATCCTGGGCATGGCCCGGGCCATCGGGGAAACGATGGTCGTCCTCATGGTGGCGGGCGGCGCGGCGGCCATCCCCGAGAGCCTCTTCGACTCGGTGAGGCCGATGCCGGCCTCCATCGCCGCCGAGATGGGCGAGGCGCCGTTCCGCAGCGATCACTATCACGCCCTGTTCGCAACGGGCATCATCCTGTTCTTCCTGACCCTGGCCTTCAACCTGGTCGCGGACTACATTTCCAACAAGTTCAAGGAAGTGGGCTCCGGGACCCTGTAG
- a CDS encoding phosphate ABC transporter substrate-binding protein: MRTFRILTAGLLCAFLLAGTAAWAKETIVVNGSTTVLPIGQATAEAYMKKNPDVNLSISGGGSGNGIKALIDKTTQIAMSSREMKKEEIELAKSKGVNPVMHKIAIDALTPIVHPSNPVSDLTIEQLSLIYQGKIRNWKEVGGKDMQIVVVSRDTSSGTYESWQEKVLHKEKVSPRAQLQASSGAVVQAVSKNRYAIGYIGIGYVNKSVKAVKVNGVAANAKTALDGSFPIARPLYMYTDGEPKGAVAGYLNFVKGKEGQQIVKKEGFVPIQ; encoded by the coding sequence ATGAGAACGTTTCGAATCCTCACCGCAGGCCTGTTGTGCGCATTCCTGCTCGCGGGCACGGCCGCATGGGCGAAGGAGACCATCGTGGTGAACGGATCCACGACCGTCCTGCCCATCGGCCAGGCCACGGCGGAGGCGTACATGAAGAAGAACCCCGACGTCAACCTCTCCATCTCCGGCGGCGGTTCCGGCAACGGGATCAAGGCCCTGATCGACAAGACCACCCAGATCGCGATGTCGTCGCGCGAGATGAAGAAGGAGGAGATCGAGCTGGCCAAGTCCAAGGGCGTCAACCCCGTGATGCACAAGATCGCCATCGACGCGCTGACGCCCATCGTCCATCCCTCGAACCCCGTTTCGGACCTGACCATCGAGCAGCTCAGCCTCATCTACCAGGGCAAGATCCGGAACTGGAAGGAAGTGGGGGGCAAGGACATGCAGATCGTCGTCGTCTCCCGCGACACGAGTTCCGGCACCTACGAAAGCTGGCAGGAGAAGGTCCTGCACAAGGAGAAGGTCAGCCCCCGGGCCCAGCTGCAGGCCTCGAGCGGCGCCGTCGTGCAGGCCGTCTCGAAGAACCGCTACGCCATCGGCTACATCGGCATCGGCTACGTCAACAAGAGCGTGAAGGCCGTGAAGGTCAACGGCGTGGCCGCAAACGCCAAGACGGCCCTGGACGGCAGCTTCCCGATCGCAAGGCCCCTGTACATGTACACCGATGGGGAGCCCAAGGGCGCCGTGGCCGGTTATCTCAACTTCGTCAAGGGCAAGGAAGGCCAGCAGATCGTGAAGAAAGAGGGCTTCGTGCCCATCCAGTAG
- a CDS encoding response regulator transcription factor: protein MPEEILIVDDERDIADLLAYNLEREGFATRKAYDGEQALEVLRRSRPALILLDLMLPGIPGLEVCRRIRKHPETADIPTIMLTAKGDESDRVLGLETGADDYIIKPFSIKELIARIRAVLRRAAAAGEGPGQPERFRFRGLSIDFRSYETSIDGRIIDLSPMEFRLLTFLCRSPGRVFSRDQILDRVWGIDAFVEPRTVDVQIRRLRARIEKNPEKPEYIHTVRGVGYKFAETEPDGPS from the coding sequence ATGCCCGAGGAAATCCTCATCGTCGACGACGAAAGGGACATCGCGGACCTCCTGGCCTACAACCTCGAGCGGGAGGGCTTCGCGACCCGGAAGGCCTACGACGGCGAGCAGGCCCTGGAGGTGCTGCGGCGCAGCCGGCCTGCCCTCATCCTGCTGGACCTCATGCTGCCGGGCATCCCGGGTCTGGAGGTCTGCCGGCGCATTCGCAAGCACCCGGAGACGGCGGACATCCCGACCATCATGCTGACGGCGAAGGGCGACGAGTCGGACAGGGTGCTGGGGCTCGAGACGGGCGCCGACGACTACATCATCAAGCCCTTCAGCATCAAGGAACTCATCGCCCGAATCCGGGCCGTTCTTCGCCGGGCGGCCGCCGCCGGCGAGGGACCGGGGCAGCCCGAGAGATTCCGGTTCAGGGGCCTGTCCATCGATTTCCGATCCTACGAGACGAGCATCGACGGCCGGATCATCGACCTGAGCCCCATGGAGTTCAGGCTCCTCACGTTCCTGTGCCGCAGCCCGGGCCGTGTCTTCAGCCGGGACCAGATCCTCGACCGTGTCTGGGGCATCGACGCCTTCGTCGAGCCCCGAACGGTGGACGTGCAGATCCGGCGGCTCCGCGCCCGCATCGAGAAGAACCCCGAAAAGCCCGAGTACATCCATACCGTGCGGGGCGTGGGATACAAATTCGCCGAAACGGAGCCGGACGGGCCTTCCTGA
- the phnC gene encoding phosphonate ABC transporter ATP-binding protein has translation MVQIEARSLALGYGRRTVLPDVNLKIRKGEFVSIIGCSGAGKSTLLMSLNAGVRIFGGELHVLGEPVHRISNSALKRLRARIGTIFQSFNLVKRLTVVDNIASGMLGRMYLLPAMIKYYTPRQYDRIWEYMRIVGIEAAALQRCDQLSGGQMQRVAIARALAQEPEMILADEPISSLDPVSARRVMDTLKAVNERYRITIVSNLHQLDYARDYCTRILGMRDGRIVFDGAPAALTDAAVREIYNGAGAHESEKSPERAFVCRPFAPGAVVNA, from the coding sequence ATGGTCCAGATCGAAGCGCGCTCCCTGGCACTGGGCTACGGCAGGCGGACGGTCCTGCCCGACGTCAACCTCAAGATCCGCAAGGGCGAGTTCGTCAGCATCATCGGCTGCTCGGGCGCCGGGAAATCGACCCTGCTCATGTCGCTCAACGCCGGCGTGCGCATCTTCGGCGGCGAGCTCCACGTCCTGGGCGAGCCGGTGCACCGGATCTCCAACTCCGCCCTCAAGCGGCTCCGCGCCCGGATCGGGACCATCTTCCAGAGCTTCAACCTCGTCAAGCGCCTCACCGTCGTCGACAACATCGCCAGCGGGATGCTCGGCCGGATGTACCTGCTGCCCGCGATGATCAAGTACTACACGCCGCGCCAGTACGACCGGATCTGGGAGTACATGCGCATCGTCGGCATCGAGGCCGCGGCCCTGCAGCGCTGCGACCAGCTCTCGGGGGGGCAGATGCAGCGCGTGGCCATCGCCCGGGCCCTGGCCCAGGAGCCCGAGATGATCCTGGCCGACGAGCCGATCTCGTCGCTCGACCCCGTGAGCGCCCGGCGCGTCATGGACACCCTCAAGGCGGTCAACGAGAGATACCGCATCACCATCGTCTCCAACCTGCACCAGCTCGACTACGCCCGGGACTACTGCACGCGCATCCTCGGGATGCGCGACGGCCGGATCGTCTTCGACGGCGCCCCGGCGGCCCTGACCGACGCCGCCGTGCGGGAGATCTACAACGGGGCCGGCGCGCACGAAAGCGAGAAGAGCCCCGAGAGAGCATTCGTCTGCCGCCCCTTCGCACCCGGGGCGGTCGTGAACGCCTGA
- the phnD gene encoding phosphonate ABC transporter substrate-binding protein, whose protein sequence is MRIKRLVATLALAAFALLAAGGPAPAAPPADWPKKLVFGIIPTDSSANITERFDNLVKYLEKKLGVPIEVKVATDYAGVITGMQFKHIDFAYFGPKSYVEAAKRANAEAFVIEVAKDGSKGYHGLIVTKKGSGLKSIADLKGKTWAFVDPNSTSGTLVPLVYFLEELKIDPETYFSKVIYSGSHEASMIAVKTGRIDGASTNDLDMARGEGKQWNAEKDFEIIWKSKLIPAAPMAYRKDLPASLRKALADAFVAYDDKAGLEQIKIRGYVPASDKTFDAIRELMEVQKKMKK, encoded by the coding sequence ATGCGCATCAAGAGACTCGTCGCCACCCTGGCCCTTGCGGCCTTCGCCCTGCTCGCCGCCGGCGGGCCCGCGCCCGCCGCCCCGCCGGCCGACTGGCCCAAGAAGCTCGTCTTCGGGATCATCCCGACCGACTCCTCGGCCAACATCACCGAGCGGTTCGACAACCTCGTGAAGTACCTCGAGAAGAAGCTCGGCGTGCCCATCGAGGTCAAGGTGGCCACGGACTACGCCGGCGTCATCACGGGCATGCAGTTCAAGCACATCGACTTCGCCTACTTCGGGCCCAAGTCCTACGTCGAGGCCGCCAAGCGCGCCAACGCCGAGGCCTTCGTCATCGAGGTCGCCAAGGACGGCTCGAAGGGCTACCACGGCCTCATCGTCACGAAGAAGGGCTCCGGCCTCAAGAGCATCGCCGACCTGAAGGGAAAGACCTGGGCCTTCGTGGACCCGAACTCCACGAGCGGCACTCTCGTGCCCTTGGTCTACTTCCTCGAGGAGCTGAAGATCGACCCCGAGACGTACTTCTCGAAGGTCATCTACTCGGGCAGCCACGAGGCCTCGATGATCGCCGTGAAGACGGGCCGGATCGACGGCGCCTCGACCAACGACCTGGACATGGCCCGCGGCGAGGGCAAGCAGTGGAATGCCGAGAAGGACTTCGAGATCATCTGGAAGTCGAAGCTCATCCCCGCGGCCCCCATGGCCTACCGCAAGGACCTGCCCGCCAGCCTGAGGAAGGCCCTCGCCGACGCCTTCGTCGCCTACGACGACAAGGCAGGGCTCGAGCAGATCAAGATCAGGGGCTACGTCCCCGCCTCGGACAAGACCTTTGACGCCATCCGGGAGCTGATGGAAGTCCAGAAGAAGATGAAGAAGTAA
- the phnE gene encoding phosphonate ABC transporter, permease protein PhnE: MSLAEIKRKTNPFSAFNLVIALSALIVVTWSWHSTQMSVTALLEGWRNMVVYIAGNPELADSGFFPPSLKGPSLQRYLVSMLETVQMAILALILSVVIAFPLAFLASRNTLEIMIPGTQFASRALRKALYTAIRFFANLSRSINELVWALIFVSAVGLGPMPGILALGVHTSGVLIKLFSEGIENVQPEPVTALMATGAGAVKVIRYGVIPQITPFFVSMTLYRFESDVRSATILGFTGAGGIGVYLYDKLRSYENQDVTTILIVIVVTVALVDRLSAVIRKRYT, from the coding sequence ATGTCACTGGCCGAGATCAAGAGAAAGACCAACCCCTTCAGCGCCTTCAACCTCGTCATCGCGCTGTCGGCGCTGATCGTCGTCACCTGGAGCTGGCACTCGACGCAGATGAGCGTCACGGCCCTGCTCGAGGGCTGGCGCAACATGGTCGTCTACATCGCCGGCAACCCGGAGCTGGCCGACAGCGGGTTCTTCCCGCCGAGCCTGAAGGGCCCGAGCCTGCAGCGCTACCTCGTCTCGATGCTCGAGACGGTGCAGATGGCGATCCTCGCGCTGATCCTCTCGGTGGTGATCGCCTTCCCGCTCGCGTTCCTCGCCTCCCGCAACACCCTGGAGATCATGATCCCGGGCACGCAGTTCGCCTCCCGGGCGCTCCGGAAGGCGCTGTACACGGCGATCCGGTTCTTCGCGAACCTCTCGCGCTCGATCAACGAGCTCGTCTGGGCGCTGATCTTCGTCTCCGCCGTGGGGCTCGGCCCCATGCCGGGCATCCTCGCTCTCGGCGTCCACACCTCGGGGGTGCTCATCAAGCTCTTCTCCGAGGGCATCGAAAACGTGCAGCCCGAGCCGGTGACGGCCCTCATGGCCACGGGCGCCGGGGCGGTCAAGGTCATCCGCTACGGCGTCATCCCCCAGATCACGCCCTTCTTCGTCTCCATGACCCTCTACCGCTTCGAGTCCGACGTGCGCTCGGCGACGATCCTCGGGTTCACCGGCGCCGGCGGCATCGGCGTCTACCTCTACGACAAGCTCCGCAGCTACGAAAACCAGGACGTGACGACCATCCTCATCGTCATCGTCGTCACCGTGGCGCTCGTCGACCGCCTGAGCGCCGTGATCCGCAAGAGGTACACATGA
- a CDS encoding GNAT family N-acetyltransferase has product MDGRLIQDLEIREARAEDLPAIMPLFGQLGMDDGRVLDDAEARRLFEKMRRYPDYRLYIALLDGQVLGAFALLVMDNLGHLGSPSGIVEDVVVREGWRGRGIGAAMMRFAMGLCRKKQCYKMVLSSNRNRGDAHRFYRSLGFETHGYSFGVEIEP; this is encoded by the coding sequence ATGGACGGGCGGCTCATCCAGGACCTGGAGATCCGGGAGGCCCGGGCCGAGGACCTGCCGGCGATCATGCCCCTCTTCGGGCAGCTCGGCATGGACGACGGGCGCGTGCTCGACGACGCCGAGGCGCGGCGCCTCTTCGAGAAGATGCGGCGCTACCCCGACTACCGCCTCTACATCGCCCTGCTCGACGGGCAGGTCCTGGGCGCCTTCGCCCTGCTCGTCATGGACAACCTCGGCCACCTCGGGTCCCCCTCGGGCATCGTCGAGGACGTCGTCGTCCGCGAGGGCTGGCGCGGCCGGGGGATCGGGGCGGCCATGATGCGCTTCGCCATGGGCCTGTGCCGCAAGAAGCAGTGCTACAAGATGGTGCTCTCGAGCAACCGCAACCGCGGCGACGCCCACCGGTTCTACCGGTCCCTCGGGTTCGAGACGCACGGCTACAGCTTCGGGGTGGAGATCGAGCCATGA
- the phnH gene encoding phosphonate C-P lyase system protein PhnH produces MRTAGTEMIAQRAFRRLLQAMSRPGRVFALPPAAVDGRWGPMLTLLESLLDHEVSFAVIGDEGPQGLGPLIAERTRSRVAPPREADFLIVAGGDSGGEILRARRGTLQYPDASATVVYRVQSLLLAEGNGPRVTLSGPGIRKEIRLGEIRGLAPGELGRLREANAEFPLGVDAVFIDDAGRILCIPRSTRIRLLEG; encoded by the coding sequence ATGCGGACAGCCGGCACAGAGATGATCGCCCAGCGCGCGTTCCGCCGGCTCCTGCAGGCCATGAGCCGGCCGGGGCGGGTCTTCGCGCTCCCGCCCGCGGCGGTTGACGGCCGCTGGGGGCCGATGCTCACGCTGCTCGAGAGCCTGCTCGATCACGAGGTCAGCTTCGCCGTCATCGGGGACGAAGGGCCGCAGGGCCTGGGGCCGCTCATCGCGGAGCGGACGCGGAGCCGCGTCGCGCCCCCCCGCGAGGCGGACTTCCTCATCGTCGCCGGGGGCGACAGCGGGGGGGAAATCCTCCGGGCCAGGCGGGGGACGCTCCAGTACCCCGACGCGTCGGCCACCGTGGTCTACCGGGTGCAGTCGCTGCTCCTCGCCGAGGGGAACGGGCCCCGCGTGACCCTCAGCGGGCCCGGCATCCGGAAGGAGATCCGGCTGGGCGAGATCCGGGGGCTCGCGCCCGGCGAGCTGGGCCGGCTGCGCGAGGCCAACGCGGAGTTCCCCCTGGGGGTGGACGCCGTCTTCATCGACGACGCGGGGCGGATCCTGTGCATCCCCCGCTCGACCCGCATCCGCCTTTTGGAGGGCTGA
- a CDS encoding carbon-phosphorus lyase complex subunit PhnI, translating to MGYVAVKGGIDAIENACKAFQFERLKGSSAPLGVDQIREQLFLLVDRVMGEGSLYAPELAALAVRQAAGDTLEAAFLLRAYRTTRPRLGYSVPQPSDRMRVVRRISAAFKDVPGGQVLGSTNDYTLRLLNFDVAEGSRIRKMRLVGELLRGAASAEPLPDTFPRVIDILRRENLIAEAPRPPAADAPFDVTKDSLQFPAPRSAALQTLARGETGGLLLLAYSNMRGYGNIHPTIGELRVGYLPLTVRHPLTGESYTAGEVKVTEAEILAKFTDITDGPRFTVGYGLCFGHNEVKAIAMAILDRSIQSAQGASPSEDGEFVLSHVDGIESMGFCNHWKLPHYVDFQSDLDRLRRAKEIYDAQRVDQQKKT from the coding sequence ATGGGATACGTGGCCGTCAAAGGCGGCATCGATGCCATCGAAAACGCCTGCAAGGCGTTCCAGTTCGAGCGCCTGAAGGGGTCGTCGGCCCCCCTGGGGGTCGACCAGATCCGGGAGCAGCTCTTCCTGCTCGTCGACCGCGTGATGGGCGAAGGGTCCCTCTACGCACCGGAGCTGGCGGCCCTGGCCGTCCGGCAGGCCGCGGGCGACACCCTGGAGGCGGCCTTCCTGCTGCGCGCCTACCGGACGACACGGCCCCGGCTGGGCTACTCGGTCCCGCAGCCGTCGGACCGGATGCGCGTCGTCCGCCGCATCTCGGCCGCCTTCAAGGACGTCCCGGGGGGCCAGGTCCTCGGCTCGACGAACGACTACACCCTGCGCCTGCTCAACTTCGACGTCGCCGAGGGCTCCCGGATCCGCAAGATGCGGCTCGTCGGCGAGCTGCTGCGCGGCGCGGCCTCCGCCGAGCCCCTGCCCGACACCTTCCCGCGGGTCATCGACATCCTGCGCCGGGAGAACCTGATCGCCGAGGCCCCGCGGCCGCCGGCGGCCGACGCGCCCTTCGACGTGACGAAGGACTCGCTGCAGTTCCCCGCGCCGCGGAGCGCGGCCCTGCAGACGCTGGCCCGCGGCGAGACGGGGGGGCTGCTGCTGCTGGCCTACTCCAACATGCGCGGCTACGGCAACATCCACCCCACCATCGGCGAGCTGCGCGTGGGGTACCTGCCGCTGACCGTCCGGCACCCCCTGACCGGGGAGAGCTACACGGCGGGCGAGGTCAAGGTCACCGAGGCGGAGATCCTCGCCAAGTTCACCGACATCACCGACGGGCCGCGCTTCACCGTCGGCTACGGGCTGTGCTTCGGGCACAACGAGGTGAAGGCCATCGCCATGGCCATCCTGGACCGCTCCATCCAGTCGGCGCAGGGCGCGTCCCCCTCGGAGGACGGCGAGTTCGTCCTGTCCCACGTCGACGGGATCGAGTCGATGGGGTTCTGCAACCACTGGAAGCTCCCCCACTACGTCGACTTCCAGTCGGACCTCGACCGCCTGCGGAGGGCGAAGGAGATCTATGACGCTCAGCGAGTGGATCAACAGAAAAAGACATGA
- a CDS encoding alpha-D-ribose 1-methylphosphonate 5-phosphate C-P-lyase PhnJ, giving the protein MTLSEWINRKRHDGGAGRLDYNYAFLDEVSKREIRRKILKAVAIPGYQVPFGSRELPVARGWGTGGIQITLSIVLPEDILKVIDQGCDASVNAVNIKRFVNVVTGVQITTDTREATLIQTRHRIPEEPMTERQILVLQVPYPEALREVEPSEAVTRRMHAEADYSRMWLFLYEDIVQFNEITIGYRYPVTVNGRYIMDPSPIPRWDIPKLHMAETLYLFGAGREKRIYAIPPYTSVVPLEFEDYRFRVEDFQGRACERCGATDTYLDEIIDDVSGRRLWFCSDTGYCDKRCRR; this is encoded by the coding sequence ATGACGCTCAGCGAGTGGATCAACAGAAAAAGACATGACGGCGGCGCCGGCCGGCTCGACTACAACTACGCCTTCCTCGACGAGGTGTCGAAGCGGGAGATCCGCCGCAAGATCCTGAAGGCCGTGGCCATCCCGGGCTACCAGGTGCCCTTCGGCTCGCGGGAACTGCCCGTGGCCCGCGGCTGGGGGACGGGCGGCATCCAGATCACGCTCTCCATCGTCCTGCCCGAGGACATCCTCAAGGTCATCGACCAGGGCTGCGACGCCAGCGTGAACGCCGTCAACATCAAGCGCTTCGTCAACGTGGTGACGGGCGTGCAGATCACGACGGACACGCGCGAGGCGACCCTCATCCAGACGCGCCACCGCATCCCCGAGGAGCCCATGACGGAGAGGCAGATCCTCGTGCTGCAGGTCCCCTACCCCGAGGCCCTGCGGGAGGTGGAGCCCTCGGAGGCGGTCACGCGGCGGATGCACGCCGAGGCCGACTACAGCCGCATGTGGCTCTTCCTCTACGAGGACATCGTGCAGTTCAACGAGATCACCATCGGCTACCGCTACCCCGTGACGGTCAACGGCCGCTACATCATGGACCCGAGCCCCATCCCCCGGTGGGACATCCCCAAGCTGCACATGGCCGAGACGCTGTATCTCTTCGGGGCGGGCCGCGAGAAGCGCATCTACGCCATCCCGCCGTACACGAGCGTCGTGCCGCTCGAGTTCGAGGACTACCGGTTCCGGGTGGAGGACTTCCAGGGGAGGGCCTGTGAGCGCTGCGGCGCGACGGACACCTACCTCGACGAGATCATCGACGACGTGTCGGGCCGGCGGCTCTGGTTCTGCTCGGACACGGGGTACTGCGACAAGAGGTGCCGACGATGA
- a CDS encoding ATP-binding cassette domain-containing protein has protein sequence MKPLLEVRGLTKIFGEGCGHCLPGGVPAGEGNRCGRCGSVTACGGISLEVYPGEVLGVVGESGSGKSTLVRLIHFEYEATAGAVFLHNGGDGGEPQNLLRQSPFRRRQVRSRHMGIVYQNPALGLRMQVSAGGNVAEKLLAAGWRNVAAIRRRAADLLGRTEIPVERMDEPPANFSGGMQQRVQIAKALSNNPQVLLLDEVTTGLDLSVQARVLDLIRSLQRDLGIAMIVVSHDLGVIRVLCERTLVMRHGRVVESGLTDQIFEDPQHPYTQLLVSSQL, from the coding sequence ATGAAGCCGCTCCTGGAGGTGCGCGGGCTCACGAAGATCTTCGGCGAGGGGTGCGGGCACTGCCTGCCCGGCGGCGTCCCCGCCGGCGAGGGCAACCGCTGCGGGCGCTGCGGCTCCGTGACGGCCTGCGGCGGCATCTCCCTCGAGGTCTACCCCGGCGAGGTGCTGGGCGTGGTGGGCGAAAGCGGCTCCGGCAAGAGCACGCTCGTGCGGCTCATCCACTTCGAATACGAGGCCACGGCGGGGGCCGTCTTCCTGCACAACGGCGGGGACGGGGGCGAGCCGCAGAACCTCCTGCGGCAGAGCCCGTTCCGCCGGCGCCAAGTCCGCAGCCGGCACATGGGGATCGTCTACCAGAACCCCGCCCTGGGCCTGCGGATGCAGGTGAGCGCCGGCGGCAACGTCGCCGAGAAGCTCCTGGCCGCGGGCTGGCGCAATGTCGCCGCGATCCGCCGGCGCGCCGCCGACCTGCTCGGGCGCACGGAGATCCCCGTCGAGCGGATGGACGAGCCGCCGGCGAACTTCAGCGGCGGCATGCAGCAGCGCGTGCAGATCGCCAAGGCGCTCTCGAACAACCCGCAGGTGCTGCTGCTCGACGAGGTGACGACGGGGCTCGACCTCTCGGTCCAGGCCCGCGTGCTCGACCTCATCCGCAGCCTCCAGCGCGACCTGGGCATCGCGATGATCGTCGTCTCCCACGACCTCGGCGTCATCCGCGTGCTGTGCGAGCGCACGCTCGTCATGCGCCACGGGCGGGTCGTGGAATCGGGGCTGACGGACCAGATCTTCGAGGACCCGCAGCACCCCTACACGCAGCTGCTGGTCAGCTCGCAGCTGTAG